In the genome of Candidatus Pristimantibacillus lignocellulolyticus, the window AGAAATACAAAAAATACCGTCCACAGAGGTGATCGGTCACCTCGCAATTGATGTTGATATTAAAGCGATTACAAACATTGTTCATAATTTATATGATTCGGGCAATGAAAAGTTCTATATTATTGATCATAACAACCAATTCATATACAGTGATGATGCTTCGCAGTACGAACAGCCTTTTTCTGCTAACTGGTACGACGAAGGTGTACTGGCTAATGAACATCAGCAAGCTTATTTTGAAGCAGAGAACAGTTTGTTTGTGTATCAAAAAATAAAAAACAATTTAACTGATTGGACGCTAGTGAAGGAAATACCTATCGCTTATTTAACGAAAGAAACCAAAAAAGCTGCTGCGATTAACCTCATGTTGTTAACGATTTCATTAATTGTTATTGTTATTGCAACCGTCATCATTTCGATTCGCATTACGATGCCAATCCGTCAGCTTTCAAGGTATATGAGCTTAATTCAAACCGGACAATTAGACGTCGCTATTCCATCTGTAAAGCATCAAGATGAAATAAGCCATATTATTAATCGTTTTCGACAAATGATGGATACGATTAATAATTTAGTATTGCGAGAGTACAAATTAGAATTATCCAGTAAAACTAACCAACTAAAAGCAATGCAAGCACAAATAAACCCGCATTTTCTCAATAACACCTTACAAATTATCGGGACGTTAGCTTTAGAACAAAACAATGCACAGATATACAAACTACTTTCTTCGCTGGCTAAAATGATGCAGTATAGTATGCATAATAACAATAAAGTAGTTAAGCTAAACGATGAACTTGATCATGTTAAAGCTTATATTGAATTGCAAAAAGAACGATATGAAAATCAATTTTCAGTACAATATCATATTGATGAAACGTTACTATCTCTCCCTGTACCAAAGTTGATATTACAACCGATCGTGGAAAATTATTTCAAACATGGCTTCGAGCGTAATAAAGAAAATCAACAATTAATCATTCAAGCACAAGCCCTGCATGCTAATACGATATGTATCAAAATAAGCAATAATGGATTACCTATTGCCCCTGAGAAGTTGTATGAATTAAATCAAAAGTTGGAGCATACTGTAATCAATTTATTAAACCACATTGACCATGATAGCAATGAAGATACGACACATACCTCCATTGGCCTAAGTAATGTTCTAACAAGATTAAAACTACTTTACGATAACAAAGCAACTTTAGAGATTAGTAATAATGCTGAAATTATTTCTGTCATGATTACTTTCCCTGCACAAGTAACATTGGAGCGTGAATAAAATTGAAAGCTTTAATAGTAGATGATGAATCTCGCGTACGAAAAGCGATTCGATTATTAGTTAATTGGGAAGAACACGGTATTACTGAAATTAAAGAAGCAGATGGCGCTAATAAAGCAATTGAAATGATGAGTGAATATAAACCTCAGCTTGTTATTACAGATATGATGATGGATGCTGGTGACGGCATAGAGTTAATGAGGTGGATCGAAAAGCACTCGAAGGCTTGTAAATTCATTGTTATAAGTGGACATGACGATTTTGAATATATGCGTCATACTGTACAATCCGGTGGAATCGACTATCTATTAAAGCCAATCGATGCTGATAATATCAATGCTGCAGTAGCTACAGCAATAAAGACATGGTTAGCTGAAGAGCATGCGCGCCAAATTCAATTCAAACAATCAATAATGCTTAATGAACTTAAGCCAGTACATGATGAGAAACTTCTGTCTGGGCTTTTTAATGATACTGCAAATATTAACTACACTGTACAACGTTTGAAAAAAGATCGTGTTATTCCAAACCAGATTACTAATGTACAACTTTTTATATTACAAATTAACAATGCAGATAAACTTTTATTAGATAGGTTCGGTAACGATGTCGAACTTTTACTATACACTATTGAAAATATTTGTAATGAATGCATCGGTAGGGACTTTAATGGCGTTGCGTTTAAATACTGGGGTTCATTCGAACAAATCATCTTATTACTATGGGATAATAAAGTGAATGCAGCTTTCATTACAAACCAAATTAATAATGTCATATATAAACTTTTTTCTCGCAAGTTCCACTTCGGTACAACGACACTAGACAAGTTTCCAACAAGTCTAGCTAAACAATATGACGAGGCGATTTCAGCATTAGATCATCGTAATCTGCTCGATTTCGCTTCATATTTGCATAATGCTAGTGAGTTCCGACAATTTCAAAATAATGAAAGCTATTCTTTTGCTAACGTAAAAGATGAATGGAGAGTCGCCTTACTAAGTGGCAATCAACATTTAATCGAAAAATATTCCAAATCATGGATAGATTTTTTTGTGAATAATAGTTACATTAGCCCTCACTTATTACAGTTATGGTTAGAAGATATGTTTAGCTTTCGCAGCTCATTATTACAAGAAATTTCGCACAACCAAAAAAATGAGTTACTAACTATGCTAGAACAGCAAGATACATTAACTATTCCACCGAATATCCATGATTACAGCATTAAACTACATGATTGGCGACAATGGGTATTGCAGTTTAACTTGAACCTGTCGAAAGCAATTACTGGCATTCAACAAAACAAATCACGTTCATTTTCTGATGTTGTATCGTATATAGAGATTCATTATAATGAAGAGCTTACTTTACAAGAAATTGCTGATACTTTTCTAATTAGTCGTGAATATATTTCAAGAAAATTTAAGCAAGAATATGCTATTAGTTTCACGGAGTATGTAACAAGTTTTCGTTTAAATAAAGCAAAAGCGTTATTACTAAATCGTAATCTGAAACTAAATAAAATAGCAGAAATGGTTGGCATACCTGATGTAAAATACTTCAGCAAAGTATTCAAAAAACATGAAGGATTAACGCCAAATGAATATCGAAAAACGTTATCACAATAAATAATTAGGACTAACATATGTAATGAATGTAATAATATCAAAGAGGCCTATACGCATGCGTATAGGCCTCTCTTCGAACATGCGGGTAAACTCGTTCAACCGCCATATCAAATAATAACTTCTGAATTTATTTATATTGGTATTACATCTTACTAGGCGCTGAAATTCCGAGCATTCGTAATGATTCTTTCAATATTACAGCTACACAATGAATGAACGCTAACTTCATTTGCTGATATTCATCATCACTTAGCACTTTTGTATGGGCGTAATATTTATTGAATGCTCTTGCTAAACTTAAACTATATTTTGCGATTTGTGAAGGATCTGCGTATAGGAAAGCCTTTTGTACTGTTATTGGAAATTGTTCCAACATAACAACAATTGGCCATGCGTAATCTCCTAAAGCTTTAAAGTTTAACGATTGTTCTTCATAATTTCCCTTTTCAAGAATTGATGAAATGCGGGCATAGGTGTATTGAACGTATGGACCAGTCTCTCCTTCAAAATTCATCATTTGTTCAAGAGAGAAATCAATATCGTTCATCCGATCATTTTTCAAATCGTTAAAAATAACGGCTCCGACTCCAACTTGCTTAGCAACTTCTTCCTTCTTCTCTAAATTCGGATTTTTCGCTTCGATGTTTTGCATTGCTGTTTCAACCGCTTCTGCTAATACATCAGCTAGCAAAACAACCTTACCTTTCCGAGTAGACATTTTCTTTCCATCTTTCAGCATCATACCAAACGGAACATGCTGCAACTCATTCGCCCACTCATATCCCATTTTATTAAGGACATTAAACAATTGCTTGAAATGGAGCGACTGCTCATTACCCACTACATAAAAAGTTTTCACAGCGTCATATTCATTGTGACGATATATTGCTGCTGCTAAATCACGCGTAGCATACAGTGTCGCTCCATCTGTCTTCGTAATTAAACATGGGGGCATCTGATCATCCATTTCCACTACGTAAGCACCGTCTGATAATGTAAGAAGATTTTTGTCCTGAAGCTCTTGGACAATCGGTTTCATTTTATCATTGTAGAAAGCTTCACCAACATAGGAATCAAACGTTATTCCCAATATTTGATAAATGGTCTCGAACTCAGTTAGTGAAGCATCACGGAACCATTTCCACAAGGTGAGCGCTTCATTTTCACCGTCTTCTAATGACTTAAAAGCAGCACGTGCTTGTTCATTCAACGATTCATCAGTTTCCGCCATATCATGAAATTTCACATAAATCTTTAATAGCTCTTGAATTGGAGCAGATTCTATCGCCTCTTTATCTCCCCATAGTCGATAAGCAACAATCAATTTACCGAATTGTGTACCCCAATCTCCTAAATGATTTATTTTCACTGCTTTATAACCATTTTTCTCAGAGATATTAGCGAGTGCATTCCCAATTACTGTTGATCTTAAGTGTCCCATGGAGAAAGGCTTCGCAATATTAGGAGAAGAGTAGTCAATAACTACATTTTCATGTCTAGATGAAATTGAACCGTATTGTTCTTTTTGCGACATGATTATCTGTAATACATCTTTAGTAAGCTTTTCTTGATTGAGAAAGATATTTACATAACCGCCCACTACTTTTACTTCTTGAATCAAATTAGCTTGTATGTTCTCCGCTAATTCTGATGCGATCTGTTGAGGCGCTTTTCTTAACTTTTTAGCTAATGTAAAACACGGAAATGCTATATCCCCCATCTCCGAATTTTTCGGTTTTTCAAGTAATGCTGCAACCTCTTCGTTTGATAATTCATAGTTTAACGCTTGGGCAATAATGGATGCCAACTGTTCATAGATCATCTATTTTTCTCCTCTCAAATTAAAAAAGCTCCCGTCTCTAAATAAGAGACGAGAGCATATCTTCCCGTGGTACCACTCTAGTTGCCACTAAAAAGTGACCGCTTTCCATTGTTAACGAGGTGTCTCCCCGATTTTCCCTACTCATTGTTCAAGAAATATCTCAAAAGTGCGGTTCATTCATTAGTCGTGTATTAGGCTTTCACCCTCCCTAATTCGCTATCCATTTCCAATGAATTACTCTCTTTATCACTGATTTTATTTATTCGATTTTAATGTATATTACCTATTCAAATTATAAATGTCAACTTTTTAGTATGGTATGTGAAAGCTCGTTCTTTTGTCATCAATATTAATTTAATGTTTGAACTAAAACTATATGTGGGTATTTCTCTAGTAATTGGTCATCTTAATAGTAATGTTTGCAAAGCAACACTTCTTAATCGCAAATAATTTTGTCTATTAGAAACCATAAATAATCAGGAGGTATACACAATGAGTCAGAAACAACTGCAAGGAAAAGTTGCTTTAATTACAGGTGCTGCTTCAGGTATTGGTCATGCAACTGCACTATTGATGGCGCAGGAAGGAGCAAAGATTGTATTAGTCGATTTGAATAATGAGCGTTCAGAGAAAACGGTCAATCATATAGAACAATCCGGTGGTACATGCTTGTTTATCGATACCGATGTTGCTAATCCAGAACGTGTTGAAAAAGCATTCCAACAAGCGATACAGACATTCGGTCAGTTAGATATTATATTTGCAAACGCTGGAATTAACGGTACTGTAGCACCTATTGAAGATATTACTGCAGATCAATGGGATGAAACATTAACAACCAATCTTAAAAGTACTTTTCTAACTGTAAAATATGCGATCCCTCATATGAAAACTAATGGTGGTAGCATCATCATTACGAGTTCTATTAATGGTAGTCGCAAATTTTCCAGCTTCGGTATGTCCGCATATAGTAGCTCCAAAGCTGGTCAAGTCGCCTTTGCCAAGATGGCAGCACTCGAACTTGCTCGCTACAAAATTAGAGTAAATGTTATATGCCCAGGAGCAATTGCAACGAATATTAGTGAAAACACGTTCCGTCAACCTGAAGTTAGTAAAATCGAGATTCCTGTTACATACCCTGAAGGAAAACAGCCACTAGAACACGCTCCAGGTCAACCTGAGCAAGTTGCTGATCTAGTACTATTTCTAGCGTCATCTCGGTCAAGTCATGTGACGGGGAGTGAGGTCTACATTGATGGAGCAGAAACACTCCTTTGAGAAGTAGTTCAAAAAGCGGACTTTGATAACGATGTCTACGCTAACGTAGCTTAGTCGGCGGCGAATATGAAGCGAACTTGGGACGTCCGGTACGCATGTACCAATAACGTACATTTACGTTTCCTCCTTCCGCAAGTAGCGCTCCATCTTCTTGGTTCTGAAAGCCCGCTTCTTGAACCTTCATTGTAAGCTGTAGTTCAAAAAGCGGACTTTGATAACGATGTCTACGCTAATGTAGCTTAGTCGGCGGCGAATATGAAGCGAACTTGGGACGTCCGGTACGCATGTACCAATAACGTACATTTACGTTTCCTCCTTCCGCAAGTAGCGCTCCATCTTCTTGGTTCTGAAAGCCCGCTTCTTGAACCTTCATTGTAAGCTGTAGTTCAAAAAGCGGATTTTGATATCGATGTCTACGCTAATGTAGCTTAGTCGGCGGCGAATATGAAGCGAACTTGGGACGTCCGGTACGCATGTACCAATAACGTACATTTACGTTTCCTCCTTCCGCAAGTAGCGCTTCATCTTCTTGGTTCTAAAAGCCCGCTTTTCGAACATCGATTGGAAGAAGTAGTTCGAAAAAGTGGACTTTAATAACGATGTCTACGCTAACGTAGCTTAGTCGGCGGCGAATATGAAGCGAACTTGGGAAGTCCGGTACGCATGTACCAATAACGTACATTTACGTTTCCTCCTTCCGCAAGTAGCGCTTCATCTTCTTGGTTCTAAAAGCCCGCTTTTCGAACATCGATTGGAAGAAGTAGTTCGAAAAAGTGGACTTTAATAACGATGTGATTCAGGTAGGTAACAGACAAAGCACAAAAAACCGATAGTGGAGTATATCCGCTATCGGTTCTTGTCATTTATGATTGAATAATTTAAGTTCTAAAGTAAGCTGCTTTTTGCAGTAGATCAGTTGATTTCACGCGTAACTCATCAGTTGAAGCTGCGATTTCTTCCATCACTGCTGCTTGTTGTTGAGACGTATCATGAACTCGTTCTGCGCCTTCTCTAATATTCTCTGCCACTTGAGCGACACGACTTGTTTGTTCACGTGATTCATCTACTTGAACGGCTTGTTTTGCAAGCAATTCTGCCATTTTCTCCACCGTAACTGCAACAGAAACAGCATCTGTTTTCACTTCATGGAAAGCTTGTGCAAACTTCTCACCATTCTCCGCCTCTTGGCTAGAGAGCTTATATTGCTCTGTAATATATTGTACCGCACGAGCAACGCCTTGCTGAACCTGTTCTATTAATGTACGGATTTCACCAACTGCTTGTCCACTACTATCTGCTAACGACTTAACTTCTTGAGCAACGACAACAAACCCTCTACCTTCATCTCCAGCTCTTGCTGCTTCAATTGCTGCATTCAGAGCTAGTAAATGGGTCTGATCTGCTATTCCGCCAACTACACTTGAAATATTTCCAATCTCTTCTGCTAGCTGACTTAGTTGTTCAATCGTTTCTAAAGAGCCTTTGTTCAACGTTTCTAGCTTGTGCATACCGTCTACAAGTGAGCGGAATACTTCTTCACTTTGAGTGGCTGCACGATTCATGTCCTCCGTACGTTGTTTCGCAACATTAGCTTCAGATTGCATATGAAGTGCTGAATGATAAAGTTCATCTGCTGACGAATATAGTAAATTAGTAGAACTAGCTTGCATACTCGTACCAGAAGTAATCTGTTCAGATTGAACTGTCAATCCTTCAAGTTGAACTGCAGA includes:
- a CDS encoding response regulator; its protein translation is MKALIVDDESRVRKAIRLLVNWEEHGITEIKEADGANKAIEMMSEYKPQLVITDMMMDAGDGIELMRWIEKHSKACKFIVISGHDDFEYMRHTVQSGGIDYLLKPIDADNINAAVATAIKTWLAEEHARQIQFKQSIMLNELKPVHDEKLLSGLFNDTANINYTVQRLKKDRVIPNQITNVQLFILQINNADKLLLDRFGNDVELLLYTIENICNECIGRDFNGVAFKYWGSFEQIILLLWDNKVNAAFITNQINNVIYKLFSRKFHFGTTTLDKFPTSLAKQYDEAISALDHRNLLDFASYLHNASEFRQFQNNESYSFANVKDEWRVALLSGNQHLIEKYSKSWIDFFVNNSYISPHLLQLWLEDMFSFRSSLLQEISHNQKNELLTMLEQQDTLTIPPNIHDYSIKLHDWRQWVLQFNLNLSKAITGIQQNKSRSFSDVVSYIEIHYNEELTLQEIADTFLISREYISRKFKQEYAISFTEYVTSFRLNKAKALLLNRNLKLNKIAEMVGIPDVKYFSKVFKKHEGLTPNEYRKTLSQ
- a CDS encoding histidine kinase codes for the protein MIGSVRLKLKTIRSKLIVFLLLATIIPISATMFVSYYYTNESLKQRVASENMNLLFQGANNLSTLLDNLNRASSNIYTIQTLIQGGYNDRFSESRVYDSLRYMTTVVPDVYQVYLYENKNSKATLVTLNTPSRNHNIDVYPTTDSSEQLLSTHLSHTYGLTSLTTNNYTARHVFTLQKEIQKIPSTEVIGHLAIDVDIKAITNIVHNLYDSGNEKFYIIDHNNQFIYSDDASQYEQPFSANWYDEGVLANEHQQAYFEAENSLFVYQKIKNNLTDWTLVKEIPIAYLTKETKKAAAINLMLLTISLIVIVIATVIISIRITMPIRQLSRYMSLIQTGQLDVAIPSVKHQDEISHIINRFRQMMDTINNLVLREYKLELSSKTNQLKAMQAQINPHFLNNTLQIIGTLALEQNNAQIYKLLSSLAKMMQYSMHNNNKVVKLNDELDHVKAYIELQKERYENQFSVQYHIDETLLSLPVPKLILQPIVENYFKHGFERNKENQQLIIQAQALHANTICIKISNNGLPIAPEKLYELNQKLEHTVINLLNHIDHDSNEDTTHTSIGLSNVLTRLKLLYDNKATLEISNNAEIISVMITFPAQVTLERE
- the argS gene encoding arginine--tRNA ligase gives rise to the protein MIYEQLASIIAQALNYELSNEEVAALLEKPKNSEMGDIAFPCFTLAKKLRKAPQQIASELAENIQANLIQEVKVVGGYVNIFLNQEKLTKDVLQIIMSQKEQYGSISSRHENVVIDYSSPNIAKPFSMGHLRSTVIGNALANISEKNGYKAVKINHLGDWGTQFGKLIVAYRLWGDKEAIESAPIQELLKIYVKFHDMAETDESLNEQARAAFKSLEDGENEALTLWKWFRDASLTEFETIYQILGITFDSYVGEAFYNDKMKPIVQELQDKNLLTLSDGAYVVEMDDQMPPCLITKTDGATLYATRDLAAAIYRHNEYDAVKTFYVVGNEQSLHFKQLFNVLNKMGYEWANELQHVPFGMMLKDGKKMSTRKGKVVLLADVLAEAVETAMQNIEAKNPNLEKKEEVAKQVGVGAVIFNDLKNDRMNDIDFSLEQMMNFEGETGPYVQYTYARISSILEKGNYEEQSLNFKALGDYAWPIVVMLEQFPITVQKAFLYADPSQIAKYSLSLARAFNKYYAHTKVLSDDEYQQMKLAFIHCVAVILKESLRMLGISAPSKM
- a CDS encoding methyl-accepting chemotaxis protein, producing MKIRQSIVRKFVLGITVASSITYATSAFILLVMDGLFDTIPTWLFVVGTLAFGVFWTGLFGYFAAKWLLRPLLALTNNVTEAATGNLNVASVEIKSRDEMYQLSVAVDTMLRQFRTIVESIKENSAQTDKHVQELQGAVNQSAVQLEGLTVQSEQITSGTSMQASSTNLLYSSADELYHSALHMQSEANVAKQRTEDMNRAATQSEEVFRSLVDGMHKLETLNKGSLETIEQLSQLAEEIGNISSVVGGIADQTHLLALNAAIEAARAGDEGRGFVVVAQEVKSLADSSGQAVGEIRTLIEQVQQGVARAVQYITEQYKLSSQEAENGEKFAQAFHEVKTDAVSVAVTVEKMAELLAKQAVQVDESREQTSRVAQVAENIREGAERVHDTSQQQAAVMEEIAASTDELRVKSTDLLQKAAYFRT
- a CDS encoding SDR family oxidoreductase; translated protein: MSQKQLQGKVALITGAASGIGHATALLMAQEGAKIVLVDLNNERSEKTVNHIEQSGGTCLFIDTDVANPERVEKAFQQAIQTFGQLDIIFANAGINGTVAPIEDITADQWDETLTTNLKSTFLTVKYAIPHMKTNGGSIIITSSINGSRKFSSFGMSAYSSSKAGQVAFAKMAALELARYKIRVNVICPGAIATNISENTFRQPEVSKIEIPVTYPEGKQPLEHAPGQPEQVADLVLFLASSRSSHVTGSEVYIDGAETLL